The following nucleotide sequence is from Halobacillus mangrovi.
GGCCACACAGCGATCGGAAAAGATTTAACACCGAAATTAGCGAGTAAATTAGAGTCTGGCCTTATTTCAGATGCGACAGAAGTTGTAGCAGAAGGCGGGAACATCGTGTTCACTCGCCCAATCTACTCTGGTAAAGCTTTTGAAAAGAAAGAAATCACTGACGGATTAGTCTTTGCAACGATTCGTCCAAATAACATTCCTGCACTAAATCGTGATGATTCTTTAGCAGGAGAAGTGACTGAGAAGGAAGTTGAAATTAGTAACATCCGCACAATTATTAAGGATATTATCCGTAAGTCTTCTGATGGTGTAGACTTATCTGAAGCCAAAGTAATTGTAGCCGGAGGACGCGGAGTGAAAAGTTCTGAAGGCTTCGAACCATTGAAGGAACTTGCTGATGTACTGGGAGGTACAGTAGGAGCATCACGCGGAGCATGTGATGCGGGATACTGCGACTATTCGTTACAAATTGGTCAGACAGGTAAAGTAGTAACCCCGGATCTTTATATCGCCTGCGGTATTTCTGGTGCCATTCAGCACTTAGCTGGAATGTCCAACTCTAAAGTAATCGTAGCCATTAATAAAGATCCTGAAGCAAACATTTTTAATGTTGCAGATTACGGGATAGTCGGTGATTTGTTTGACGTCGTACCTAAGCTTATTGAAGAAGTGAAAGAAATGAAAGTGAACGCTTAATTGCTCGAAAGCCGAAGCCGATTATTTGGCTTCGGCTTTTTAACATGTTTAAATAGGGTATAAACAAATTATTAGTCACTCAAAATAAAAGAGTGATATACTCTAAACAGATTAGAGTTCGAGGAGGAATTATCGAAATGGCAATTGTAAAAGCTACTGATCAAAACTTTACAGAAGAAACAAATGAAGGTTTAGTACTGGCGGATTTCTGGGCGCCTTGGTGCGGACCTTGTAAAATGATCGCTCCGGTTCTTGAGGAACTTGACGATGAAATGAGCGACCAAGTGAAAATCGTTAAACTTGATGTAGACGAAAACCAAGAAACAGCTGGAAAGTTCGGAGTTATGAGTATTCCAACGCTTCTTCTTTTCAAAGACGGTAAAGTCGTTGATCAAGTGATCGGTTTCCAACCTAAAGAAGCGCTAGCTGAATTGATTACAAAACATTCCTAATGGACAGAAGTAATCATGAGCAGAGAACCGCGTTGCCTCGCAGCGCGGTTCTTTGCTGTATAAGAGACACTACTTATGGTAAATTTTTTATATAGACTTCAAACAATGGAGTGAAACAGATGAATTCTAAAATTAAAGAGAAGTTAGCTGTTTTACCGGACCAGCCTGGCTGTTATTTAATGAAAGATAAAAATGGTACGATCATTTATGTTGGGAAGTCGAAAGTTCTAAAAAATCGTGTTCGCTCTTACTTTACAGGAGCCCATGATGGAAAAACCCAGCGCCTCGTAAGAGAGATCGTCGATTTCGAATATATTGTAACGACTTCTGAGATTGAAGCCCTTATCCTGGAAATGAATCTGATAAAAAAATACGACCCTAAATATAATGTACTGCTTAAGGATGACAAAACGTATCCATACCTTAAAGTCACAGCCGAGCGTCATCCTCGGTTAATTGTTACTAGGAATGTAAAAAAAGACAAAGGAAAGTACTTTGGACCTTACCCAAACGTTATTGCAGCAAGAGAAACAAAAAAATTATTGGACCGGTTATATCCATTACGTAAATGTAATACGATGCCGGATCGAGTTTGCTTGTACTATCATATGCATCAGTGTTTAGGACCTTGTGAGTTTCCTGTGTCTAAAGAGACGAATCAGGAAATCGTACAAAATATAACCTCCTTTTTAAGTGGCGGACATGCTGCGATTAAAAAAGATCTTAAAAATCGAATGTATGAAGCTTCTGAAGAGTTGGATTTCGAACGGGCAAAAGAGCTGCGTGATCAGATCGAGCACATCGAGTCAGTGATGGAGCAGCAGAAGATGACAATGAACGATCAAATGGATCGTGATGTTTTCGGCTATTCTTACAATAAAGGATGGATGTGTGTCCAAGTCTTTTTCGTAAGGCGTGGCAAACTGATTGAACGAGACGTAGCCTTATTTCCATTTTTCGATGATCCAGAGGAAACCTTCATCAGCTATATTGGACGTTTTTATCTTCATCAAAATCATCCTTATCCGAAGCAAGTGCTTGTTCCAGTGGCTACGAATGTAGAAGTGTTAGAAGGTGCATTAGATACAAAAGTTCATATTCCGATGCGCGGGCGCAAGAAAGAACTTGTTGAACTTGCTATGAAAAATGCAGAAATAGCACTTGAAGAGAAGTTCGCCTTGATTGAGCGAGATGAAGAACGGACAATTAAAGCCGTCGAGTTACTCGGGGAGCATTTGAATATTGAAACGCCTCACCGAATTGAAGCATTTGATAACTCTAACATCCAGGGAGCTGACCCGGTATCTGCGATGGTTGTTTTTATTGACGGTAAACCAAATAAAAAACAGTACCGAAAATATAAAATCCGTGATGTTGAAGGACCGGATGATTACGAAACAATGAGAGAGGTTATTCGAAGAAGGTACAAACGAGTGCTGAAGGAAGAACTGCCGCTTCCAGATTTGATTGTCATCGATGGAGGAAAAGGGCAGATGTCAGCTGCTTTAGATGTGCTTGAAAATGAGCTTGGTTTAGATATACCTCTCTGCGGCCTGGCTAAAGATGATAAACACAAGACGAGTGAGTTGCTTTATGGAGATCCGCCTATACCGATGGATCTAAACCGCAAATCACAAGAATTTTATCTCGTACAGCGCATTCAGGACGAAGTCCACCGGTTTGCGATTTCCTTCCACAGACAGCTTCGTGGAAAAGGAGCCATTCAATCTGAGCTCGATAAAATTCCAGGAGTAGGACAGAAACGTCGACGTTTATTGCTGCGTCATTTTAAGTCCGTTCCTGAGATAAAAAGTGCTGAGCTTCAGGAGATAACGAAACTTGGAATTCCTGAACCTGTTGCTAATACGATATTGATTCATTTGAATCAGGAGGAAGAAGAAGAACCAGCTGAAGAATAACAGCTGGTTCTTTTTCTAATGCGAATGAGATTTATCCTTTCATCGCTTTCAGTTCTATGTAATTTTCTTTTTCGTTGATCTCTTCAAAGCATTCATAAGTATTTTCGGTTAGCTTTTGTAAGGTTTCAGCTAAAAAGCCACATTCCAATCGAAAATCTACGGTAAAGAGTTTTTGGTTCAGGCGCTTTTCAATGATATGTCCGGTAAGGTGGAAAATCAATTCTTTTTTCTTCTCCTTAACGAGGGATAGTTCTCCCCACCCCATGTATTGAAAGAATTCATAAAGATCATCAAAGTCATAGATGTCCGTTTGGCGTGCTATGTTTTTCCCCATATAGTAAAGCATATAGGGAGCATCCTTACCAAGAAAGTCGGGTAAAGTATAGTAGCGCATGAGGTCAAACCCTGCCCCGGTCCCTACCAATGAAGAGATGTTATTGGTGTTTAACTTAGTAGATTGTTGCATAACGCTCATTCCTTTCTCCACCTTTATTATCACCTGAAATGGAATTTGGCGCAATAATAATTGTTGCATTTTAGACAAAGGAAATAAATGTGTATTTTTGAGCATTTTATGAACGTGGTTTCTTGACGCTCCAACTGGGTAGGAGTACAATAA
It contains:
- a CDS encoding electron transfer flavoprotein subunit alpha/FixB family protein, which translates into the protein MSKKVLVIGEAREGSLRNVTFEAIAAANIVSDGGEVVGVLCGAGDLSEMGQEMVYHGATRVITVSNEELKTYTSDGYGQAVYKVIEEESPEGIIMGHTAIGKDLTPKLASKLESGLISDATEVVAEGGNIVFTRPIYSGKAFEKKEITDGLVFATIRPNNIPALNRDDSLAGEVTEKEVEISNIRTIIKDIIRKSSDGVDLSEAKVIVAGGRGVKSSEGFEPLKELADVLGGTVGASRGACDAGYCDYSLQIGQTGKVVTPDLYIACGISGAIQHLAGMSNSKVIVAINKDPEANIFNVADYGIVGDLFDVVPKLIEEVKEMKVNA
- the trxA gene encoding thioredoxin; the encoded protein is MAIVKATDQNFTEETNEGLVLADFWAPWCGPCKMIAPVLEELDDEMSDQVKIVKLDVDENQETAGKFGVMSIPTLLLFKDGKVVDQVIGFQPKEALAELITKHS
- the uvrC gene encoding excinuclease ABC subunit UvrC, with protein sequence MNSKIKEKLAVLPDQPGCYLMKDKNGTIIYVGKSKVLKNRVRSYFTGAHDGKTQRLVREIVDFEYIVTTSEIEALILEMNLIKKYDPKYNVLLKDDKTYPYLKVTAERHPRLIVTRNVKKDKGKYFGPYPNVIAARETKKLLDRLYPLRKCNTMPDRVCLYYHMHQCLGPCEFPVSKETNQEIVQNITSFLSGGHAAIKKDLKNRMYEASEELDFERAKELRDQIEHIESVMEQQKMTMNDQMDRDVFGYSYNKGWMCVQVFFVRRGKLIERDVALFPFFDDPEETFISYIGRFYLHQNHPYPKQVLVPVATNVEVLEGALDTKVHIPMRGRKKELVELAMKNAEIALEEKFALIERDEERTIKAVELLGEHLNIETPHRIEAFDNSNIQGADPVSAMVVFIDGKPNKKQYRKYKIRDVEGPDDYETMREVIRRRYKRVLKEELPLPDLIVIDGGKGQMSAALDVLENELGLDIPLCGLAKDDKHKTSELLYGDPPIPMDLNRKSQEFYLVQRIQDEVHRFAISFHRQLRGKGAIQSELDKIPGVGQKRRRLLLRHFKSVPEIKSAELQEITKLGIPEPVANTILIHLNQEEEEEPAEE
- a CDS encoding YslB family protein gives rise to the protein MSVMQQSTKLNTNNISSLVGTGAGFDLMRYYTLPDFLGKDAPYMLYYMGKNIARQTDIYDFDDLYEFFQYMGWGELSLVKEKKKELIFHLTGHIIEKRLNQKLFTVDFRLECGFLAETLQKLTENTYECFEEINEKENYIELKAMKG